The Solirubrobacterales bacterium genome contains a region encoding:
- a CDS encoding VOC family protein has protein sequence MRVKMCSIHVEDPAAAFEFYVGTLGFMELLSSPEHNLYIVKSADPRTDVGLLLEPSDNSIAADYMKGLHDENIPVVVFGVEDVEAEYERLTALGVKFTSDPETGPSGTSAIFDDTCGNLIQIHQD, from the coding sequence ATGCGAGTGAAGATGTGCAGCATCCACGTTGAGGACCCGGCGGCGGCATTCGAGTTCTATGTCGGCACGCTTGGGTTCATGGAACTGCTCTCCTCGCCCGAACACAATCTCTACATCGTGAAGTCGGCCGATCCGCGCACGGACGTCGGCCTGTTGCTCGAGCCGAGCGACAACTCGATCGCCGCTGACTACATGAAGGGCCTTCACGACGAGAACATCCCAGTTGTCGTTTTCGGCGTTGAGGACGTCGAAGCCGAGTATGAGCGACTCACCGCGCTCGGCGTGAAATTTACAAGCGACCCCGAGACCGGGCCATCAGGCACGTCGGCGATATTTGACGACACCTGCGGAAACCTGATTCAAATACATCAGGACTGA
- a CDS encoding metallophosphoesterase has protein sequence MLIRAYSDLHGMLPRVDPCAVLLLGGDVCPLEGERDLVQMTRWIEGEFSQWLTACPADRIVLVPGNHDFILEARTDWPDLPADLVIDERIDLGGVSLWGSPWVPKLQNWAFYGDDAKLEAAAAAIPEGTDIWLQHGPPFGILDRLWSGQQHVGNRHTLTEMTRKPPKFFLCGHIHEGAGIAEHHGVTVANNSFVDEFYEPQFRHLALRFEDGQLRHSPEDETNPSELWTK, from the coding sequence ATGCTGATCCGCGCGTACTCGGACTTGCACGGAATGCTCCCGCGTGTGGACCCTTGCGCCGTGCTGCTGCTCGGCGGCGATGTATGCCCGCTCGAGGGCGAACGCGATCTGGTGCAGATGACCAGGTGGATCGAAGGCGAGTTCAGCCAGTGGCTCACCGCGTGCCCGGCCGATCGCATCGTGCTTGTACCGGGGAACCACGACTTCATCCTCGAAGCGCGCACCGACTGGCCCGATCTTCCCGCCGATCTCGTGATCGACGAACGAATTGATCTCGGCGGCGTCAGCCTGTGGGGGTCACCGTGGGTGCCAAAGCTTCAAAACTGGGCCTTCTACGGCGATGATGCGAAACTCGAGGCCGCTGCCGCCGCGATCCCCGAGGGGACCGACATATGGTTGCAGCACGGGCCGCCGTTCGGCATTCTCGACCGTCTCTGGAGCGGCCAGCAGCACGTCGGCAATCGCCACACCCTCACCGAGATGACCCGCAAGCCGCCGAAGTTCTTCCTCTGCGGCCACATCCACGAGGGGGCTGGTATCGCCGAACACCACGGAGTCACAGTCGCCAACAACAGCTTCGTTGACGAGTTCTACGAGCCGCAGTTCCGGCATCTTGCGTTGCGCTTCGAGGACGGTCAGCTACGCCACAGCCCAGAGGATGAAACAAACCCCTCTGAGTTGTGGACAAAATGA
- a CDS encoding DUF2254 domain-containing protein, with the protein MPRERPVIGSPGSDRDLRAVTTAPRFFRARLWLISQLWIVVLTLNMVALLFSFALPQIDELIGGQSPLLTSTVQSIFTALAGSMITFTGIVFSAMFIAAQIQTSSYSPRLANQLRSDPIIMGTLVLSTATAAYSLGALASVGQRDESSAAPLFTVFFGLLLAVATLAWFAALVQRAFEKIQIGGILRALSMQAWRAIDDVHPSVKAGRAMPTPTLPTGCSVSEIELLGAPGVIAAMDRGALIKLADVTGGFVEVLPQIGEYVSSRLGAVRIYDGKHEPTRKQVAKVFVLSRQRTVRQDPAFALRILVDIAIRALSPAINDPTTSVQTIDRIESILVRLYERHPGPTYVVDSTGTPRALIHAPTWIEYFELGTTEIRIYGEHAVQVHRRMRAMLNHLKEIVDPETRVRVELELGLLEQESLNAFDNPHDEELAREADRLGIGGA; encoded by the coding sequence GTGCCCCGCGAACGCCCAGTGATCGGAAGTCCCGGATCGGACCGCGATCTCCGTGCGGTCACAACTGCGCCGCGCTTTTTTCGCGCCCGACTCTGGTTGATCAGTCAGCTCTGGATCGTCGTTCTGACTCTGAACATGGTCGCGCTGCTCTTTTCGTTTGCGCTGCCGCAGATCGACGAGCTGATCGGCGGACAGTCGCCACTCCTCACATCGACAGTTCAGTCGATTTTCACGGCGCTCGCTGGCAGCATGATCACCTTCACCGGAATCGTTTTCTCGGCGATGTTCATTGCCGCGCAGATCCAGACGTCTTCCTACTCGCCACGCCTTGCCAATCAACTACGCAGCGACCCGATCATCATGGGGACGCTCGTGCTCTCTACAGCCACGGCGGCGTATTCGCTCGGAGCCCTGGCTTCGGTCGGACAGCGCGACGAAAGTTCCGCGGCGCCACTGTTCACTGTTTTTTTCGGTCTGCTCCTCGCGGTTGCAACGCTCGCCTGGTTTGCCGCGCTCGTTCAGCGTGCGTTTGAAAAGATTCAGATCGGCGGCATCCTTCGCGCCCTCTCAATGCAGGCTTGGCGCGCGATCGACGACGTCCACCCTTCAGTGAAGGCCGGCCGCGCGATGCCGACCCCAACGCTCCCGACCGGGTGCTCGGTGTCCGAGATCGAACTGCTTGGTGCGCCGGGCGTGATCGCAGCTATGGATCGTGGAGCGCTGATCAAGCTCGCCGACGTGACCGGAGGATTCGTCGAAGTTCTGCCGCAGATCGGCGAGTATGTGTCCTCGCGACTCGGCGCAGTGCGCATCTACGACGGAAAGCACGAACCCACGCGCAAGCAGGTCGCAAAAGTGTTCGTGCTTTCACGCCAGCGCACTGTCAGGCAGGACCCGGCATTCGCCCTGCGCATACTCGTCGACATTGCGATTCGCGCGCTCTCGCCCGCGATCAATGACCCGACCACATCCGTCCAGACGATCGACCGAATCGAGTCGATTCTCGTGCGCCTCTACGAGCGCCACCCCGGGCCAACTTATGTCGTGGACTCGACCGGCACGCCGCGCGCGTTGATCCATGCGCCGACCTGGATCGAGTACTTCGAGCTGGGAACGACCGAGATTCGGATCTACGGCGAACACGCCGTGCAGGTGCACCGACGGATGCGAGCAATGCTCAATCACCTCAAGGAGATCGTCGATCCCGAGACGCGTGTGCGCGTCGAACTCGAGCTTGGGCTGCTCGAACAGGAATCGCTCAACGCATTTGACAACCCGCACGACGAAGAACTCGCGCGCGAGGCCGACCGCTTGGGCATTGGCGGCGCCTGA
- a CDS encoding DUF4430 domain-containing protein encodes MIRPVSALLIAACAVIGAGCGSSGPTGPTTSVTVTRDFGASEIARTQTVDSTNGLTALRQLEAVHKVTTAYGGRYVKSINATAEDGDSSWLFYVDGVESDQGATSVRLKPGQVVQWDFHPWQTIRTGGAIVGAYPLPLKKRGVRLICAPTKSPECSAARRALTASGVVVSSQGSDRVIVGTWNNIEDFDGVRDLTRSGESNGAYAQFSADGRTLTPLSADGSEGNQIKKQGGLLSAFSDARGVVWLATGTDPAGVSAAVQLLEAGGPQLQNRFAMAVGPAGPIVLPERAGQ; translated from the coding sequence GTGATCCGCCCGGTCTCCGCCTTGCTGATCGCAGCCTGCGCCGTCATCGGCGCGGGCTGCGGCAGCTCGGGCCCGACCGGACCGACGACCAGCGTGACTGTCACGCGCGACTTCGGCGCGTCAGAGATCGCAAGAACCCAGACGGTCGATTCGACGAACGGCCTGACCGCGCTCCGTCAGCTTGAAGCGGTCCACAAGGTGACGACAGCGTACGGCGGCCGCTACGTGAAGTCGATCAACGCCACTGCGGAGGACGGCGACAGCTCGTGGCTCTTCTATGTGGACGGCGTGGAGTCCGACCAGGGCGCGACATCGGTCCGCCTGAAACCCGGGCAGGTTGTGCAGTGGGACTTCCACCCCTGGCAGACGATTCGAACCGGAGGCGCGATCGTCGGCGCATATCCGCTGCCGTTAAAAAAGCGCGGCGTCCGCCTGATCTGTGCACCGACGAAATCCCCCGAATGCTCGGCTGCGCGCAGGGCGCTGACTGCCTCCGGGGTCGTGGTCAGTTCACAGGGGTCCGATCGCGTGATCGTCGGCACCTGGAACAACATCGAGGACTTTGACGGCGTTCGCGACCTGACCAGGTCGGGCGAGAGCAACGGTGCGTACGCACAGTTTTCCGCAGACGGCCGAACGCTGACGCCGTTGTCTGCCGACGGCTCCGAAGGCAACCAGATCAAGAAGCAGGGTGGCCTGCTCTCCGCGTTCTCGGATGCGCGAGGCGTGGTCTGGTTGGCAACGGGAACGGATCCAGCGGGCGTGAGCGCCGCTGTGCAGTTGCTTGAGGCCGGTGGACCCCAGCTGCAGAATCGGTTCGCGATGGCAGTGGGGCCTGCGGGGCCGATCGTACTCCCCGAGCGTGCCGGTCAGTGA
- a CDS encoding energy-coupling factor transporter transmembrane protein EcfT: MSRAADTAARVLSFGYRDRGGPLQQARATTVIGWCVALGLVLALFMNPVVLAAVLFAVIVMAWRCRVIPEMLVALAISLPVTILIALVNPIASQQGVTVLVAGIELPVLGTFDITQEAVVYGLVLGLRSAAIFAVCALYVCTVSPDELLRVLRRYSVRSAITASLAVRFVPTLARDGANLATARACRPGASPSTGAVVRAAFARSLERAGDSALALETRGFALARPMRVAPPPRLLADHVIMACSIAVIVLAIVGIATGLAGFTAYPLTEVATAPSDLGVAGAIAIAAALPVVLPTRLT, from the coding sequence GTGAGCCGCGCCGCCGACACTGCGGCCCGCGTGCTGAGTTTCGGCTATCGCGATCGTGGCGGGCCGCTGCAGCAGGCGCGCGCGACGACCGTGATCGGTTGGTGCGTCGCCCTGGGACTCGTGCTCGCGCTGTTCATGAACCCCGTGGTGCTTGCTGCCGTGCTGTTTGCGGTGATCGTCATGGCCTGGCGCTGCCGCGTGATCCCGGAGATGCTGGTCGCGCTCGCGATTTCACTGCCGGTGACGATTTTGATCGCACTTGTCAATCCGATCGCCTCGCAGCAGGGTGTGACGGTGTTGGTTGCAGGGATCGAGCTGCCGGTGCTCGGGACGTTTGACATCACTCAGGAAGCTGTTGTTTACGGGCTGGTGCTGGGCTTGCGTTCGGCGGCGATCTTTGCGGTCTGCGCTTTGTACGTCTGCACCGTCAGCCCCGACGAACTGCTCCGAGTCCTGCGCCGCTACTCGGTGCGATCGGCGATCACGGCCTCGCTCGCCGTGCGTTTTGTCCCGACCCTCGCGCGCGACGGAGCGAATCTTGCGACCGCTCGGGCATGCCGTCCGGGCGCGTCGCCATCGACGGGAGCAGTAGTGCGCGCAGCTTTTGCCCGCTCGCTTGAGCGTGCCGGCGATTCTGCGCTCGCGCTTGAGACGCGCGGCTTCGCACTCGCGCGGCCGATGCGCGTCGCCCCGCCGCCCCGGCTTCTGGCCGACCACGTCATCATGGCCTGCTCGATCGCCGTGATCGTGCTCGCAATCGTCGGCATCGCCACGGGGCTCGCGGGCTTCACCGCATATCCACTGACGGAGGTAGCGACGGCGCCGAGTGATCTTGGCGTCGCCGGCGCGATCGCGATCGCCGCCGCGCTGCCGGTGGTGCTCCCAACGAGGCTCACGTGA
- a CDS encoding ATP-binding cassette domain-containing protein → MGSLTIERSSVAALRFDEFTYAYPGALKAALELSIEVAPGEFVLVCGNSGSGKSTFLRAISGLVPHHFGGSAAGSAAICGLDLRENSSGELAAFCGTLLQDPETQVVMDSVRAEIAFPLENLGWEQSAIAIAVEETAAALGIEALLGRRTDELSGGELQRVALAAALAPRPDVLVLDEPTSQLDPVAADELLATLARLNNDRGTTIILADHRLERVLDVADRVVMFGRGKVVIDADPQEFLELAALDPERSHLLPPLAELFDRAGLDPLPLNAKAARKRLGPIAARIAAPLQARPAGPAVLELKGVGHSYGQAAPVISGVNFDLRPGERAVLMGANGSGKSTLLRLAHGVQTLKKGTIERGGEVALLLQNPNDYLIHERVSEEAPAGALAKFGLERFGDRDPRDLSGGERQRLALAIVMQSDPAVLLLDEPTRGMDQLRKIELSTLLRAIADRGTAVLVATHDAEFAAHFAQRALLLGSGSLLADGPASEVLGGGWHFSTAVANLMPGSGALTPAQGAEHL, encoded by the coding sequence ATGGGCTCCCTGACGATCGAACGCAGTTCAGTTGCTGCGCTCCGCTTCGACGAGTTCACTTATGCGTACCCAGGGGCCCTGAAGGCCGCGCTCGAGCTGTCGATCGAGGTTGCGCCCGGCGAGTTTGTGCTCGTATGCGGCAACTCGGGAAGCGGCAAGTCGACATTCCTTCGCGCGATCTCGGGCCTCGTGCCGCACCACTTCGGTGGTTCGGCGGCAGGGAGCGCCGCGATCTGCGGGCTCGACCTGCGCGAGAACTCGTCCGGCGAACTCGCCGCGTTCTGCGGCACGCTGCTGCAGGACCCCGAGACTCAGGTTGTGATGGACAGTGTTCGGGCGGAGATTGCGTTCCCGCTCGAGAACCTCGGTTGGGAGCAGTCGGCAATCGCGATCGCAGTCGAGGAGACCGCCGCCGCACTCGGGATCGAAGCCCTGCTCGGCCGCCGAACCGACGAGCTTTCCGGCGGCGAACTGCAACGAGTGGCGCTCGCCGCCGCTCTGGCGCCGCGGCCCGATGTGCTCGTGCTGGACGAGCCGACGTCGCAGCTCGACCCGGTTGCGGCAGACGAACTGCTCGCGACGCTCGCCCGGCTGAACAACGATCGCGGCACAACGATCATCCTCGCCGACCACCGTCTCGAGCGAGTACTCGACGTCGCTGATCGCGTAGTGATGTTCGGGCGGGGGAAGGTCGTGATTGACGCCGATCCTCAGGAGTTTCTTGAGTTGGCGGCGCTTGACCCCGAGCGATCGCACCTGCTTCCGCCGCTGGCCGAGCTGTTTGACCGCGCAGGCCTTGACCCTCTGCCGCTGAATGCAAAGGCCGCGCGGAAGCGTCTCGGCCCGATCGCCGCACGCATCGCGGCACCCCTCCAGGCTCGGCCCGCAGGACCTGCAGTGCTTGAACTGAAGGGCGTTGGTCACAGCTACGGCCAAGCAGCACCGGTGATTTCCGGCGTCAACTTCGACCTGCGCCCAGGAGAACGGGCCGTGCTGATGGGTGCGAACGGCTCGGGCAAGTCAACGCTGCTTCGCCTGGCTCACGGAGTCCAGACCTTGAAGAAGGGGACGATCGAGCGCGGCGGCGAAGTCGCCCTGCTGCTCCAGAACCCGAACGACTATCTGATCCACGAACGCGTCTCCGAAGAAGCACCCGCCGGAGCGCTCGCCAAGTTCGGCCTCGAGCGCTTCGGCGATCGCGACCCGCGCGATCTCTCCGGAGGCGAGCGTCAACGGCTCGCGCTCGCGATCGTCATGCAGTCCGACCCTGCGGTCCTGCTGCTTGACGAGCCGACGCGGGGGATGGATCAGTTGAGAAAAATTGAACTGAGCACGCTCCTGCGAGCGATCGCCGATCGCGGCACGGCGGTCCTTGTCGCCACTCACGACGCGGAGTTCGCAGCGCACTTTGCTCAGCGCGCGCTGCTGCTGGGCAGCGGCTCACTACTTGCAGATGGGCCTGCATCGGAAGTGCTCGGCGGCGGGTGGCACTTCTCGACTGCGGTCGCAAACCTGATGCCTGGAAGTGGTGCCCTTACGCCTGCTCAAGGTGCGGAACACCTTTGA
- a CDS encoding ECF transporter S component codes for MTSAAAWQLSSAALLLTVFAVGFAWFERSRPPARIVAAVAALVAFAVIGRILFAPFPNVKPTTDIVIIAGFALGFAPGWMVGVLTALVSNFYFAQGPWTPWQMLAWGLCGLLGATLARGGLKPGSSLTRRVPMALWCGLAGMGYGVIVNFGSAVNLASSDIRTSFWVQMVGSLPFDIAHSIANFVFFMIAGPLLIRMLERLRRREALTWPEPARDAAQSAKPA; via the coding sequence TTGACCTCCGCCGCCGCATGGCAACTCTCGAGCGCTGCGCTCCTGTTGACGGTCTTCGCGGTGGGGTTCGCCTGGTTTGAGCGTTCGCGTCCGCCGGCGCGGATCGTCGCCGCAGTCGCCGCGCTTGTCGCGTTCGCCGTGATTGGCCGAATTCTCTTCGCGCCGTTCCCGAACGTCAAGCCGACCACGGACATCGTGATCATCGCCGGCTTCGCGCTTGGCTTTGCTCCCGGTTGGATGGTCGGCGTATTGACGGCGTTGGTCTCGAATTTCTACTTTGCCCAGGGACCGTGGACGCCGTGGCAGATGCTCGCCTGGGGCCTCTGCGGCCTGCTCGGAGCGACGTTGGCTCGCGGCGGACTGAAGCCTGGGTCGAGCCTGACGAGGCGCGTTCCGATGGCGCTCTGGTGTGGATTGGCGGGCATGGGGTACGGCGTGATCGTCAACTTTGGATCTGCCGTGAATCTCGCAAGCTCGGATATCAGGACGAGCTTCTGGGTGCAGATGGTCGGCTCGTTGCCCTTCGACATCGCGCACTCAATCGCCAATTTTGTCTTCTTCATGATTGCCGGCCCGTTGCTGATTCGCATGCTTGAGCGGCTGCGTCGTCGCGAGGCGTTGACCTGGCCGGAGCCCGCCAGAGACGCTGCGCAATCAGCAAAACCGGCTTAA
- a CDS encoding sigma-70 family RNA polymerase sigma factor, protein MATFTQDIFEIPEIGALLEAESVTEERLLELVEVHELEEALLEDLRSRLVEADVTIIKGEDDEANQIEKRALSDHAISAELPSDLTRHFINRASRHKILTREQEVTLAKRIERGDEVAKRQLIENNMKLVIKLAGKYRDQGLEFGDLIQEGVIGLNRAAEKFDWRKGFKFSTYATWWIRQSMQRATQNQGRTVRLPVHVAQQLAKIQKATRRLAVELAREPTDAEIAEATDMEIEEVERVKLAALKPTSLSLPVGEGDSEFGDFLEDEDTITPEEFAVEAERQRKITRLLSRLSPDERHVLAERYGLAGGEPRTAEAIARGSGMTAARVREIENAALKRLAQDPEAVALRAA, encoded by the coding sequence TTGGCAACTTTCACCCAAGACATTTTTGAGATCCCTGAGATCGGCGCGCTGCTTGAAGCAGAGTCGGTCACCGAGGAGCGTCTCCTCGAACTCGTGGAAGTCCACGAGCTTGAAGAAGCCCTGCTAGAAGACCTGCGCTCTCGTCTTGTTGAAGCCGACGTCACCATCATCAAGGGCGAAGATGACGAGGCCAACCAGATCGAGAAGCGCGCGCTGAGCGACCACGCAATCAGCGCCGAGCTCCCGAGCGACCTCACGCGTCACTTCATCAACCGCGCAAGCCGCCACAAGATCCTCACCCGTGAGCAGGAAGTCACGCTCGCCAAGCGCATCGAGCGCGGTGACGAAGTGGCCAAGCGTCAGCTGATCGAGAACAACATGAAGCTCGTGATCAAGCTCGCGGGTAAGTACCGCGACCAGGGTCTCGAGTTCGGAGACCTGATCCAGGAAGGCGTCATCGGCCTCAACCGCGCTGCCGAGAAGTTCGACTGGCGCAAGGGCTTCAAGTTCAGCACGTACGCGACCTGGTGGATCCGCCAGTCAATGCAGCGCGCAACACAGAACCAGGGCCGCACGGTGCGTCTCCCGGTACACGTCGCGCAGCAGCTGGCAAAGATCCAGAAGGCAACCCGTCGCCTCGCCGTCGAGCTCGCCCGCGAGCCCACGGATGCAGAGATCGCCGAAGCCACTGACATGGAGATCGAGGAAGTTGAGCGCGTCAAGCTTGCCGCGCTCAAGCCCACCTCGCTGAGCCTGCCGGTCGGTGAAGGTGACTCCGAGTTCGGAGACTTCCTCGAGGACGAGGACACGATCACTCCAGAAGAGTTCGCAGTCGAGGCCGAGCGTCAGCGCAAGATCACGCGCCTGCTCAGCCGCCTTTCACCCGACGAGCGCCACGTGCTCGCCGAGCGTTATGGCCTGGCCGGCGGAGAGCCGCGCACTGCCGAGGCAATCGCCCGTGGATCCGGCATGACTGCCGCTCGCGTCCGTGAGATCGAGAACGCCGCACTCAAGCGTCTCGCTCAGGACCCAGAGGCAGTCGCGCTGCGCGCCGCGTAA